The following is a genomic window from Hymenobacter sp. APR13.
AAGAACTCCTCGCCGGGGTTGGGCGTCTTGATGGGCTGGAACGAGTCGGCGCCGTACTTCTCGTAGTGGCCGCTGGTCACGTAGAGCTCCTTGGAGCCGATGTGGGGCGTCACGACGGGCTGGTAGCCAGCTTTGAGCTGGGCCCGGCGCAGAAACTGCTCCAGCTTTTCGCGCAGGGCCGTGCCTTTAGGCAGCCACAGGGGCAGCCCCGCTCCTACTTTCTCCGAAAACGTGAACAGCTCCAGCTCCTTGCCCAGCTTGCGGTGGTCGCGGCGCTTGGCTTCCTCGAGGCGTTCCAGGTACTCGGTGAGCTCCTTGGCCTTGGGGAAGGTGATTCCGTAGATGCGGGTGAGCTGCTTGTTCTTCTCGTCGCCGCGCCAGTAGGCTCCGGCCACGTTGAGCAGCTTCACAGCCTTGATGGGCGAGGTATCGGGGATGTGGGGGCCGCGGCAGAGGTCGGTGAAGTCGCCCTGGGTGTAGAAGGTGATGGAACCGTCTTCCAGGCGCTCCAGCAGATCCAGCTTGTAAGGGTCCTCCTTTTCGGTGAAGTAGGCAATGGCGTCGGCCTTGCTTACTTCCTTGCGCTCAAACTGGCTTTTCTTCTTGGCCAGCTCCAGCATTTTCTTCTCGACTTCCGGCAGGTCGTCGGTGGAAATCGTGCGGCCTTCGCCGAGGTCGATGTCGTAGTAGAAGCCGTTTTCGATGCTGGGGCCGATGCCCAGCTTCACGCCGGGATACAGCGCCTCCAGGGCTTCGGCCATGAGGTGAGCCGAGGAGTGCCAGAACGAGGCTTTGCCTTCGGAGTCGTTCCAGGTCAGGATGGCAACCTGCGCATCCTGTTCAATGGGGCGGTGCAGGTCGCGCACTTCGCCGTTGACGCGCACGCCGAGGGCATTCCGGGCGAGGCCTTCGCTGATGCCGGCGGCAACGTCGTAGCCCGTGGCGCCATCTACAAACTGGCGCACCGAGCCGTCGGGGAGGGTGATGTTGAGCATAAAAAAAGAAGGGGGATTATGGCTATACAAGCAGCCGTGAGCCCGCAAGGTACGGAAATGGGGAAATCGAAAAACAGAAAAGAGGCCCAATCAGGTAGGCTGACCGCCCTGAATGGCTCAATCAACCCGCTAATCTACCTCCTTACTTAGCCCATTATCCGCCTAAAACCCCGACAGCGGCCGCTGGGTGCTGATGGGCTCCACGGCCTCCACGACCGGCCGGCTGACCGGCGTTTCGTTGACGATGATGCCGCGGGCCCGGTTGCCCACTTTCCAGGCCTTGTAGGTCCAGTGGCGGTTGCCGGGGTTTTCCTGCACCAGCAGGCGGTACTGCGCGGCGGCTTCCGGATAGCGGCTCAGGCTTTCGAAGCTCTCGGCCAGCATCTGCCGGGCCCCGGCCAGGCGCGGCGAGCGGCGCAGCGCCCGCTGCAGGTGCAGCACCACCTCGGCGTAGCGGCGGGCCTTGTAAGAAGCCAGGCCCAGCCGGTAGTCGGCGCGGTAGAAGGTGGTATCGAGCTGCACGGCGCGGGTGTAGATGCGCACGGCGCTGTCGGGCTGGTTCTGCAGCTCAAACTGCCGGCCGTAGTCGTACCAGAGCGGGCCGAAGGTGGGGGCCACTTTCAGGCCGCGGGCCGCATACACGGCGGCGTTGGCCGGCTGGCGGTAGGCATTCGACAGAAAAGCCAGCTGGTGCAGGGTTTCGGGCTGGCGTGGGTCGCGGGCCAGACTGGCGCGCAGGTAGTCCAAGGCCTGGGCCGTATCCCGCAGTCCCACGTAGGCCATGCCTTTGTAGAAGAGGGCCGCTGTGTGGTCGGGTTCCTGCTGCAGGGCCCGGTCCAGGTAATCGACGGCGGTCTGGTACTCGCGGGCGGCCAGGTGGGTTTCGCCTACCAGCAGGTTCAGCTCGGCGGAGGCGTAGCCCCGGCGCGAGGCCACATCGGCCGCAGCCAAGGCGCTTTGCAGCTTGCCCTGCAACCGCAGGGCGCGGGCCTTAATGAAGTAGAACTCGCCTTTGGTGTCGTCGAGGTTCAGGGCTTCGTTGACGTCGCGCAGAGCGGGCTCCAGCTGGCCAGCATCGAGCCGGAAGGCGGCCCGGCGGGCGTAGAGCGAGGCATTGCGGGGCTGGCGGGCAATGGCGCC
Proteins encoded in this region:
- the thrS gene encoding threonine--tRNA ligase, with the translated sequence MLNITLPDGSVRQFVDGATGYDVAAGISEGLARNALGVRVNGEVRDLHRPIEQDAQVAILTWNDSEGKASFWHSSAHLMAEALEALYPGVKLGIGPSIENGFYYDIDLGEGRTISTDDLPEVEKKMLELAKKKSQFERKEVSKADAIAYFTEKEDPYKLDLLERLEDGSITFYTQGDFTDLCRGPHIPDTSPIKAVKLLNVAGAYWRGDEKNKQLTRIYGITFPKAKELTEYLERLEEAKRRDHRKLGKELELFTFSEKVGAGLPLWLPKGTALREKLEQFLRRAQLKAGYQPVVTPHIGSKELYVTSGHYEKYGADSFQPIKTPNPGEEFFLKPMNCPHHCEIYKSKPRSYRDLPVRLAEFGTVYRYEQSGELHGLTRVRGFTQDDAHIFCRPDQVKEEFLKVIDIVLYVLKALDFPDFTAQISLRDPENKTKYIGSDENWARAEQAIIEAAAEKGLSTVTELGEAAFYGPKLDFMVRDAIGRKWQLGTIQVDYNLPERFELEYVAPDNSRQRPVMIHRAPFGSLERFVAVLIEHCGGNFPLWLSPEQFAVLPISEKYHDYAQQVYDQLTQAELRGTVDHRDEKIGRKIRDAEVSKVPYMLIVGEKEQAEGIVSIRRHGQGDVGAMPIAAFIADFQQQVQDMMDGKK
- a CDS encoding tetratricopeptide repeat protein yields the protein MPAFSSASAFLARAARPLLPLAVLLATACGTSVPDQPETMVNLATVQSGPRIQAEELEGAIARQPRNASLYARRAAFRLDAGQLEPALRDVNEALNLDDTKGEFYFIKARALRLQGKLQSALAAADVASRRGYASAELNLLVGETHLAAREYQTAVDYLDRALQQEPDHTAALFYKGMAYVGLRDTAQALDYLRASLARDPRQPETLHQLAFLSNAYRQPANAAVYAARGLKVAPTFGPLWYDYGRQFELQNQPDSAVRIYTRAVQLDTTFYRADYRLGLASYKARRYAEVVLHLQRALRRSPRLAGARQMLAESFESLSRYPEAAAQYRLLVQENPGNRHWTYKAWKVGNRARGIIVNETPVSRPVVEAVEPISTQRPLSGF